The following proteins are co-located in the Maridesulfovibrio sp. genome:
- a CDS encoding biotin/lipoyl-containing protein, whose protein sequence is MAKKKIRFMCTAFRDGFQSVYGARVKTDDFLPAVEAAKEAGINWFEAGGGARFQALYFYSNECAFDMMDRFRETAGPDADLQTLARGVNVVGLESQPSDVIKAHADLFAKHGITTIRNFDALNDVNNLIYSGQCIADAGLKHQVVVSMMELPPGCIGAHDAAFYEKTLRQILDADIPFDSVCFKDASGTSTPAKVYETIKAAKKMLPEDVMLHFHTHETAGIGGLCYHSAIEAGADAVDLSMAPASGGTCQTDIITMWHILRGTDYTIDVDIDKIIKAEDVFRDCMKDYFLPPEATQVDPMIPFSPMPGGALTANTQMLRDNGLMDKYPEIIRAMSEVVRKGGFGTSVTPVSQFYFQQAFNNVMFGPWKKFADGYGKMVLGYFGKTPVEPDPEIVKLASEQMELEPTKKTPLEINDADPTKGLAPAREICEKEGFELTDENIFIVATCKDKGVSYLKGEARIGVRYKKDVEAEQLKKLGATVGGGSGSGTVNVTVNGQSYTVNVDGSTATLNGKSFNIGAGDASASGGAAPAAPAGATEPIAAPMPGLIIRLAVEPGTQVQEGQTIVVMEAMKMEMEVKAHKAGTVNSFSVTSGDQVQQGQPLAQMTV, encoded by the coding sequence GTGGCCAAGAAGAAGATTAGGTTCATGTGTACAGCCTTTCGTGACGGTTTTCAGTCCGTTTACGGGGCCAGAGTTAAGACCGATGATTTCCTGCCGGCCGTAGAAGCGGCAAAGGAAGCAGGTATTAATTGGTTTGAAGCTGGCGGAGGCGCACGGTTCCAGGCCCTCTACTTTTATTCCAATGAATGTGCTTTTGATATGATGGACAGGTTCAGGGAGACCGCAGGTCCCGACGCCGACCTCCAGACACTCGCTCGTGGTGTCAACGTTGTCGGACTTGAATCCCAGCCCAGTGACGTCATCAAAGCTCATGCTGATCTTTTTGCCAAACATGGCATTACCACCATTCGTAACTTTGACGCTCTTAACGACGTCAATAACCTGATCTACAGCGGTCAGTGTATTGCTGATGCCGGACTTAAACATCAGGTTGTAGTTTCCATGATGGAACTCCCTCCGGGATGTATCGGCGCACACGATGCAGCATTTTACGAGAAGACTCTGCGTCAGATTCTTGATGCGGATATTCCTTTTGATTCCGTATGTTTTAAAGATGCTTCCGGCACATCCACCCCGGCCAAGGTTTATGAGACCATCAAAGCCGCCAAGAAGATGCTGCCCGAAGATGTAATGCTTCACTTCCATACTCATGAAACAGCAGGGATCGGCGGGCTTTGCTACCATTCTGCTATCGAAGCAGGTGCCGATGCTGTTGACCTGTCCATGGCTCCCGCTTCCGGCGGAACATGCCAGACTGACATCATTACCATGTGGCATATCCTGCGCGGTACTGATTATACTATTGACGTCGATATCGATAAAATTATCAAGGCTGAGGATGTTTTCCGCGACTGCATGAAGGACTACTTCCTGCCGCCTGAAGCGACTCAGGTCGATCCCATGATCCCCTTCAGCCCCATGCCCGGTGGCGCATTGACTGCGAACACCCAGATGCTCAGGGACAACGGTCTCATGGATAAATATCCCGAAATCATCCGTGCAATGAGTGAAGTTGTACGCAAGGGTGGGTTCGGTACTTCCGTTACCCCGGTTTCCCAGTTCTACTTTCAGCAGGCTTTCAACAACGTAATGTTCGGACCTTGGAAGAAGTTTGCTGACGGTTACGGCAAGATGGTTCTGGGTTATTTTGGTAAGACTCCTGTCGAGCCTGATCCGGAAATCGTCAAGCTTGCATCCGAGCAGATGGAACTTGAACCGACCAAGAAAACTCCGCTTGAAATCAACGATGCAGATCCTACTAAAGGTCTCGCACCAGCACGTGAAATCTGTGAAAAAGAAGGTTTCGAGCTTACCGATGAAAATATCTTCATCGTTGCTACCTGTAAAGATAAGGGTGTCAGCTACCTTAAAGGTGAAGCCCGTATCGGTGTCCGCTACAAGAAGGATGTTGAAGCCGAGCAGCTTAAGAAATTGGGCGCAACTGTCGGCGGCGGTTCCGGTTCCGGAACAGTCAATGTTACTGTGAACGGACAGTCCTACACAGTTAATGTGGACGGTTCCACCGCTACTCTTAACGGCAAGTCCTTTAATATCGGTGCCGGTGATGCTTCCGCTTCCGGCGGCGCAGCTCCTGCAGCACCCGCAGGTGCAACCGAACCTATTGCTGCTCCCATGCCCGGCCTGATCATCAGATTGGCTGTCGAGCCCGGAACACAGGTTCAGGAAGGGCAGACCATCGTTGTCATGGAAGCCATGAAGATGGAAATGGAAGTTAAGGCGCATAAGGCCGGAACTGTGAACTCCTTCTCCGTTACTTCGGGTGATCAGGTGCAGCAGGGACAGCCGTTGGCCCAGATGACCGTTTAA